The segment GGATATAAAGGACAACTACGATCCGGAGCAGAACAACTATCAAGAGGTGAGCCTGGCGGGCCGGTTGATGAGCCGCCGCGTCATGGGCAAGGCTTCTTTTGCAGAGTTGATGGACAGCTCTGGCCGTATCCAGATCTATGTTTCCCGTGATGACATCGCGCCGGGCGAAAACAAAGACCTATACAACACCGTGTTCAAGAAAATGCTGGACATTGGTGACTTCATAGGCGTGAAAGGCTACGTGTTCAAAACCCAGGTGGGCGAAACCTCGGTGCACGTAACTGAATTGACCTTGCTTGCCAAGTCTTTGAAGCCGCTTCCTATTGTGAAGCGCGAGGTAGACGAGAATGGTGTAGAGCACGTGTATGATGCGTTCACTGACCCCGAGTTGCGTTACCGCCAGCGGTACGTGGACATGGTGGTGAACCCAGACGTACGGGATACCTTCATCAAGCGTACCAAGCTGGTGAACACCATGCGCGAGTACCTGAACGAGCGTGGTTACCTGGAAGTTGAAACGCCTATCCTGCAGCCCTTGTATGGTGGCGCCGCCGCCCGTCCATTCAAGACACACCACAACACCCTGGACATGACCTTGTACCTGCGTATCGCCAATGAGCTGTATCTGAAGCGCCTGATCGTGGGTGGTTTTGACGGCGTGTACGAGTTCTCCAAAGACTTTAGAAATGAAGGCATGAGCCGTTTCCATAACCCGGAGTTCACCCAGGTAGAACTGTACGTAGCGTACAAAGATTACTATTGGATGATGGACCTGGTAGAGGAAATGGTTGAGAAAGTAGCCCTGGCCCTGCACGGAACCACCGAAGTACAGGTAGGCGAGAACGTGATCAACTTTGCCCGCCCATGGAAGCGTTTCACCATGTTTGAAGCCATTCAGCATTTCACGGGCATTGACATCTCTGAGATGGATGAAACCCAGCTGCGCGAAACTGCTACCAACTTAGGCATCAAACTAGATCCGAACATTGGGAAAGGCAAAATTATTGACGAAATCTTTGGGGAGAAATGCGAAGGTCAGTTAATCCAGCCTACCTTTATCACCGACTATCCGGTAGAAATGAGCCCGCTGGCTAAGAAGCACCGCAGCAAAGAAGGTCTGGTAGAACGTTTCGAGGCGATTTGTAACGGAAAAGAAATTTGTAACTCCTTCTCTGAGTTGAACGATCCAATCGACCAACGTGCCCGCTTTGAGGAGCAACTAGAGTTAGGCAAACGCGGCGATACCGAAGCCATGGTGCTGGACGAAGACTTCCTACGTGCCTTGGAGTATGGTATGCCGCCAACTGCTGGGTTAGGCATCGGAATTGACCGCTTAAGCATGATCATGACCAACTCACAGTCTATACAGGATGTGCTGTTCTTCCCACAAATGAAACCAGAGCGTCAGGATAGCTAAGGCTATTGAATAAACTGGATTTAGCTTTATCATAAACAGGAATGGCCGTTCAATGAGCGGCCATTCCTGTTTATATCTCCTTTTAGTAAAAATATCCTTAAAACATAAGTTTCTAGTTGCCGCTGGCAAGAGCTTGCACCTCGTGCCAATGACAAACTGATAGTTTAATTTTTCTTTACAGAAACCAGCCTTGAAACAGATAAGCTTATAAAAGCAGAGAGCCTTTCCTAATGGAAAGGCTCTCCTATATTGGTTAAATAACTTCTACTTGCTACTGTATGATGTGACTTTCGTCTGTTATGCTCGGCTATAATCGTATCCCTTAAAAAGCTAAACCTAACGGTCAATTTTATTTAAGTTTTAACGCTTACTTGTTGCTTCGCTTTACTTCATCTGGTTCGCAATTTCTTATTTAACCAATCATGCTTTCTATCTTTAACGCTCTTGTGAACAGAAGGTTACAAGAACATTCAAATCAAGAAACAAAATTAAGCAGAGGCATCTGAACCAGTACCGGTGTTTCCGCTTTTAGAAGCCCCTTTCGCTTTGCTGGCTCTTTTTGGCTTAGTAGTA is part of the Rufibacter tibetensis genome and harbors:
- the lysS gene encoding lysine--tRNA ligase; the protein is MHLSEQELRRRHEREELQKMGINPYPSELFDVTATAKDIKDNYDPEQNNYQEVSLAGRLMSRRVMGKASFAELMDSSGRIQIYVSRDDIAPGENKDLYNTVFKKMLDIGDFIGVKGYVFKTQVGETSVHVTELTLLAKSLKPLPIVKREVDENGVEHVYDAFTDPELRYRQRYVDMVVNPDVRDTFIKRTKLVNTMREYLNERGYLEVETPILQPLYGGAAARPFKTHHNTLDMTLYLRIANELYLKRLIVGGFDGVYEFSKDFRNEGMSRFHNPEFTQVELYVAYKDYYWMMDLVEEMVEKVALALHGTTEVQVGENVINFARPWKRFTMFEAIQHFTGIDISEMDETQLRETATNLGIKLDPNIGKGKIIDEIFGEKCEGQLIQPTFITDYPVEMSPLAKKHRSKEGLVERFEAICNGKEICNSFSELNDPIDQRARFEEQLELGKRGDTEAMVLDEDFLRALEYGMPPTAGLGIGIDRLSMIMTNSQSIQDVLFFPQMKPERQDS